In Drosophila teissieri strain GT53w chromosome 2R, Prin_Dtei_1.1, whole genome shotgun sequence, the following proteins share a genomic window:
- the LOC122612156 gene encoding ER membrane protein complex subunit 8/9 homolog produces MCDYKISERAYAKLIFHAAKYPHQAVNGLLLAEKTSKGSQVEIVDAIPLFHQCLYVTPMAEVALMLIDAHAESEGLVIAGYYAAPENFYDNQVDKSPAAKIADKIQENFKNACFVVVDNKLMTLQHDRAAIQVYNCTGDSGARWSKAKFTLAQSSDTLEGVSLLLKRGAMRDLVDFDNHLDNPDKNWTNDFLNQPLNDLQKLY; encoded by the exons ATGTGCGACTACAAGATCTCGGAGCGGGCGTACGCCAAGTTGATATTCCACGCGGCCAAGTATCCACACCAGGCGGTCAACGGGCTGTTGCTGGCTGAGAAGACTTCGAAGGGCTCCCAGGTGGAAATCGTGGATGCgattccgcttttccatcAGTGCCTCTATGTCACCCCCATGGCGGAGGTGGCCCTCATGCTG ATCGATGCCCACGCCGAAAGCGAGGGATTGGTAATCGCCGGCTACTACGCAGCGCCGGAGAACTTCTACGACAACCAGGTCGACAAGTCGCCAGCTGCCAAGATAGCGGACAAGATCCAGGAGAACTTCAAGAACGCCTGCTTCGTGGTGGTGGACAACAAGCTGATGACACTGCAGCACGACCGAGCCGCCATTCAGGTATACAACTGCACCGGAGACTCGGGAGCAAGGTGGTCAAAGGCCAAGTTCACGCTCGCACAGTCATCCGATACACTGGAAGGCgtgtcgctgctgctgaagcGCGGAGCCATGCGGGATTTGGTGGACTTTGACAACCATCTGGATAATCCGGACAAAAACTGGACCAACGACTTCCTGAATCAGCCGCTCAACGATCTGCAGAAACTGTACTAG
- the LOC122612689 gene encoding ATP-dependent zinc metalloprotease YME1L isoform X3 — translation MFSTTTHSVPYLYLGNFSRKPHYYSVNRTKLQGSAGAARLSKSTSSQSHDLVLDLRNLLSRSSASLQGMVERATRLNGILDRQLVDEVLAKVTSILPSMRDVRVTLEEPATQIGRVQLQNYQFEVSLTGAAGALPTGANVKVIPTITPGLLRPLFSQQQLKHIRGFKTDRSIEAEQKRNPTMTSRLKNALANSPQRLDGDTPFQAEKLRRLLAKSDDHGFNNAENLKIAFAEGYLAAANSEDSPKSGKTMKYLKTLVVIVVFLGIFLSFFTTSNGSVFRSIQLGNQVEVDPEEINVTFEDVKGCDEAKQELKEVVEFLKSPEKFSNLGGKLPKGVLLVGPPGTGKTLLARAVAGEAKVPFFHAAGPEFDEVLVGQGARRVRDLFKAAKARAPCVIFIDEIDSVGAKRTNSVLHPYANQTINQLLSEMDGFHQNAGVIVLGATNRRDDLDQALLRPGRFDVEVMVSTPDFTGRKEILSLYLTKILHDEIDLDMLARGTSGFTGADLENMINQAALRAAIDGAETVSMKHLETARDKVLMGPERKARLPDEEANTITAYHEGGHAIVAFYTKESHPLHKVTIMPRGPSLGHTAYIPEKERYHVTKAQLLAMMDTMMGGRAAEELVFGAEKITSGASSDLKQATSIATHMVRDWGMSDKVGLRTIEASKGLGTGDTLGPNTIEAVDAEIKRILSDSYERAKAILRKHTKEHKALAEALLKYETLDADDIKAILNESQT, via the exons ATGTTCTCCACCACCACACACTCCGTG CCCTACCTGTACCTAGGCAACTTCAGCAGAAAGCCGCACTACTACTCCGTGAATCGGACCAAACTGCAAGGGAGCGCGGGAGCAGCCCGGTTGTCCAAGTCCACGTCCAGCCAGAGTCATGACCTGGTGCTTGACCTGCGGAATCTGCTGAGTCGCTCGAGCGCCAGCTTACAGGGCATGGTGGAGAGGGCGACTCGACTGAATGGCATTCTCGACCGGCAGCTGGTCGATGAGGTGCTGGCCAAGGTGACGAGCATTCTGCCATCCATGCGCGACGTCCGGGTCACGTTGGAGGAGCCAGCCACACAGATCGGTCGGGTGCAGCTGCAAAATTATCAGTTCGAAGTTTCGCTTACCGGAGCTGCAGGTGCACTGCCCACAGGCGCCAATGT CAAGGTGATTCCAACTATTACGCCAGGTCTTCTTCGTCCGCTCTTCTCACAACAACAGCT AAAGCACATACGTGGCTTTAAGACAGATCGCTCAATTGAGGCGGAACAAAAGCGCAATCCCACAATGACCTCCCGGCTAAAGAATGCCCTGGCCAACTCACCCCAGCGTCTGGACGGAGACACACCATTTCAGGCTGAAAAACTGAGACGGTTGCTGGCCAAATCCGACGACCATGGATTCAATAATGCC GAGAACCTGAAGATTGCCTTTGCCGAGGGCTACTTGGCCGCCGCTAACTCTGAGGACTCTCCAAAGTCGGGAAAAACTATGAAATATCTAAAG ACTCTCGTCGTAATCGTCGTGTTCCTGGGCATTTTCCTGAGCTTCTTCACAACCTCCAACGGATCCGTATTTCG CAGCATCCAACTGGGCAACCAGGTCGAGGTGGACCCGGAGGAGATCAATGTCACTTTCGAGGATGTCAAAGGTTGCGACGAAGCCAAGCAGGAGCTTAAGGAGGTCGTTGAATTCCTGAAGAGTCCCGAGAAGTTCTCGAATTTGGGCGGCAAGCTTCCAAAAGGAGTGCTCCTGGTTGGCCCGCCGGGTACTGGCAAAACTCTGCTGGCCCGTGCCGTCGCCGGTGAAGCCAAAGTTCCTTTCTTCCATGCTGCCGGGCCGGAGTTCGATGAGGTGCTCGTGGGCCAAGGAGCCAGGCGAGTGCGCGATCTGTTCA AGGCGGCAAAGGCCCGTGCCCCCTGTGTGATCTTCATCGATGAAATTGACTCGGTGGGCGCCAAGCGAACCAACTCTGTGCTGCATCCTTACGCCAATCAGACCATCAATCAGCTGCTCTCCGAGATGGATGGCTTCCATCAGAACGCCGGCGTCATTGTTCTGGGAGCCACCAACCGTCGCGACGATTTGGATCAGGCTCTGCTGCGACCGGGTCGATTTGATGTAGAAGTCATGGTGTCGACACCCGATTTCACTGGACGCAAGGAGATATTGTCTCTGTATCTGACGAAGATTTTGCACGATGAAATCGACTTGGACATGCTGGCGCGCGGCACCTCTGGATTTACAGGAGCGGACCTGGAGAACATGATCAACCAAGCAGCGTTAAG GGCTGCTATTGATGGAGCCGAAACCGTCAGCATGAAGCATTTGGAAACGGCACGAGACAAAGTACTTATGGGACCCGAGCGAAAGGCTCGTCTGCCGGATGAGGAGGCCAACACCATAACCGCTTACCACGAAGGCGGCCACGCGATTGTGGCCTTCTACACCAAGGAGTCGCATCCGCTGCACAAGGTGACCATCATGCCGCGCGGACCCTCGCTTGGACATACCGCCTACATACCGGAGAAGGAGCGTTACCATGTCACAAAGGCGCAGCTGCTGGCCATGATGGATACCATGATGGGCGGTCGTGCTGCTGAGGAACTGGTCTTTGGAGCGGAAAAGATTACGTCGGGAGCCAGTAGCGATCTCAAGCAGGCAACCTCCATCGCCACGCATATGGTCAGGGACTGGGGCATGTCTGACAAGGTCGGTCTTCGAACCATCGAGGCGTCCAAGGGTCTGGGCACCGGCGACACCCTTGGCCCCAACACCATTGAAGCTGTGGACGCGGAGATCAAGCGCATCCTCAGCGATAGCTACGAGCGGGCGAAGGCCATCCTGCGAAAACACACCAAGGAGCACAAAGCGCTTGCGGAGGCGCTCCTCAAGTACGAGACGCTGGACGCTGACGACATCAAGGCAATACTGAATGAAAGCCAGACGTAG
- the LOC122612689 gene encoding ATP-dependent zinc metalloprotease YME1L isoform X2 — MFSTTTHSVPYLYLGNFSRKPHYYSVNRTKLQGSAGAARLSKSTSSQSHDLVLDLRNLLSRSSASLQGMVERATRLNGILDRQLVDEVLAKVTSILPSMRDVRVTLEEPATQIGRVQLQNYQFEVSLTGAAGALPTGANVKVIPTITPGLLRPLFSQQQLKHIRGFKTDRSIEAEQKRNPTMTSRLKNALANSPQRLDGDTPFQAEKLRRLLAKSDDHGFNNAENLKIAFAEGYLAAANSEDSPKSGKTMKYLKTLQTLVVIVVFLGIFLSFFTTSNGSVFRIQLGNQVEVDPEEINVTFEDVKGCDEAKQELKEVVEFLKSPEKFSNLGGKLPKGVLLVGPPGTGKTLLARAVAGEAKVPFFHAAGPEFDEVLVGQGARRVRDLFKAAKARAPCVIFIDEIDSVGAKRTNSVLHPYANQTINQLLSEMDGFHQNAGVIVLGATNRRDDLDQALLRPGRFDVEVMVSTPDFTGRKEILSLYLTKILHDEIDLDMLARGTSGFTGADLENMINQAALRAAIDGAETVSMKHLETARDKVLMGPERKARLPDEEANTITAYHEGGHAIVAFYTKESHPLHKVTIMPRGPSLGHTAYIPEKERYHVTKAQLLAMMDTMMGGRAAEELVFGAEKITSGASSDLKQATSIATHMVRDWGMSDKVGLRTIEASKGLGTGDTLGPNTIEAVDAEIKRILSDSYERAKAILRKHTKEHKALAEALLKYETLDADDIKAILNESQT, encoded by the exons ATGTTCTCCACCACCACACACTCCGTG CCCTACCTGTACCTAGGCAACTTCAGCAGAAAGCCGCACTACTACTCCGTGAATCGGACCAAACTGCAAGGGAGCGCGGGAGCAGCCCGGTTGTCCAAGTCCACGTCCAGCCAGAGTCATGACCTGGTGCTTGACCTGCGGAATCTGCTGAGTCGCTCGAGCGCCAGCTTACAGGGCATGGTGGAGAGGGCGACTCGACTGAATGGCATTCTCGACCGGCAGCTGGTCGATGAGGTGCTGGCCAAGGTGACGAGCATTCTGCCATCCATGCGCGACGTCCGGGTCACGTTGGAGGAGCCAGCCACACAGATCGGTCGGGTGCAGCTGCAAAATTATCAGTTCGAAGTTTCGCTTACCGGAGCTGCAGGTGCACTGCCCACAGGCGCCAATGT CAAGGTGATTCCAACTATTACGCCAGGTCTTCTTCGTCCGCTCTTCTCACAACAACAGCT AAAGCACATACGTGGCTTTAAGACAGATCGCTCAATTGAGGCGGAACAAAAGCGCAATCCCACAATGACCTCCCGGCTAAAGAATGCCCTGGCCAACTCACCCCAGCGTCTGGACGGAGACACACCATTTCAGGCTGAAAAACTGAGACGGTTGCTGGCCAAATCCGACGACCATGGATTCAATAATGCC GAGAACCTGAAGATTGCCTTTGCCGAGGGCTACTTGGCCGCCGCTAACTCTGAGGACTCTCCAAAGTCGGGAAAAACTATGAAATATCTAAAG ACTTTGCAGACTCTCGTCGTAATCGTCGTGTTCCTGGGCATTTTCCTGAGCTTCTTCACAACCTCCAACGGATCCGTATTTCG CATCCAACTGGGCAACCAGGTCGAGGTGGACCCGGAGGAGATCAATGTCACTTTCGAGGATGTCAAAGGTTGCGACGAAGCCAAGCAGGAGCTTAAGGAGGTCGTTGAATTCCTGAAGAGTCCCGAGAAGTTCTCGAATTTGGGCGGCAAGCTTCCAAAAGGAGTGCTCCTGGTTGGCCCGCCGGGTACTGGCAAAACTCTGCTGGCCCGTGCCGTCGCCGGTGAAGCCAAAGTTCCTTTCTTCCATGCTGCCGGGCCGGAGTTCGATGAGGTGCTCGTGGGCCAAGGAGCCAGGCGAGTGCGCGATCTGTTCA AGGCGGCAAAGGCCCGTGCCCCCTGTGTGATCTTCATCGATGAAATTGACTCGGTGGGCGCCAAGCGAACCAACTCTGTGCTGCATCCTTACGCCAATCAGACCATCAATCAGCTGCTCTCCGAGATGGATGGCTTCCATCAGAACGCCGGCGTCATTGTTCTGGGAGCCACCAACCGTCGCGACGATTTGGATCAGGCTCTGCTGCGACCGGGTCGATTTGATGTAGAAGTCATGGTGTCGACACCCGATTTCACTGGACGCAAGGAGATATTGTCTCTGTATCTGACGAAGATTTTGCACGATGAAATCGACTTGGACATGCTGGCGCGCGGCACCTCTGGATTTACAGGAGCGGACCTGGAGAACATGATCAACCAAGCAGCGTTAAG GGCTGCTATTGATGGAGCCGAAACCGTCAGCATGAAGCATTTGGAAACGGCACGAGACAAAGTACTTATGGGACCCGAGCGAAAGGCTCGTCTGCCGGATGAGGAGGCCAACACCATAACCGCTTACCACGAAGGCGGCCACGCGATTGTGGCCTTCTACACCAAGGAGTCGCATCCGCTGCACAAGGTGACCATCATGCCGCGCGGACCCTCGCTTGGACATACCGCCTACATACCGGAGAAGGAGCGTTACCATGTCACAAAGGCGCAGCTGCTGGCCATGATGGATACCATGATGGGCGGTCGTGCTGCTGAGGAACTGGTCTTTGGAGCGGAAAAGATTACGTCGGGAGCCAGTAGCGATCTCAAGCAGGCAACCTCCATCGCCACGCATATGGTCAGGGACTGGGGCATGTCTGACAAGGTCGGTCTTCGAACCATCGAGGCGTCCAAGGGTCTGGGCACCGGCGACACCCTTGGCCCCAACACCATTGAAGCTGTGGACGCGGAGATCAAGCGCATCCTCAGCGATAGCTACGAGCGGGCGAAGGCCATCCTGCGAAAACACACCAAGGAGCACAAAGCGCTTGCGGAGGCGCTCCTCAAGTACGAGACGCTGGACGCTGACGACATCAAGGCAATACTGAATGAAAGCCAGACGTAG
- the LOC122612689 gene encoding ATP-dependent zinc metalloprotease YME1L isoform X1 has protein sequence MFSTTTHSVPYLYLGNFSRKPHYYSVNRTKLQGSAGAARLSKSTSSQSHDLVLDLRNLLSRSSASLQGMVERATRLNGILDRQLVDEVLAKVTSILPSMRDVRVTLEEPATQIGRVQLQNYQFEVSLTGAAGALPTGANVKVIPTITPGLLRPLFSQQQLKHIRGFKTDRSIEAEQKRNPTMTSRLKNALANSPQRLDGDTPFQAEKLRRLLAKSDDHGFNNAENLKIAFAEGYLAAANSEDSPKSGKTMKYLKTLQTLVVIVVFLGIFLSFFTTSNGSVFRSIQLGNQVEVDPEEINVTFEDVKGCDEAKQELKEVVEFLKSPEKFSNLGGKLPKGVLLVGPPGTGKTLLARAVAGEAKVPFFHAAGPEFDEVLVGQGARRVRDLFKAAKARAPCVIFIDEIDSVGAKRTNSVLHPYANQTINQLLSEMDGFHQNAGVIVLGATNRRDDLDQALLRPGRFDVEVMVSTPDFTGRKEILSLYLTKILHDEIDLDMLARGTSGFTGADLENMINQAALRAAIDGAETVSMKHLETARDKVLMGPERKARLPDEEANTITAYHEGGHAIVAFYTKESHPLHKVTIMPRGPSLGHTAYIPEKERYHVTKAQLLAMMDTMMGGRAAEELVFGAEKITSGASSDLKQATSIATHMVRDWGMSDKVGLRTIEASKGLGTGDTLGPNTIEAVDAEIKRILSDSYERAKAILRKHTKEHKALAEALLKYETLDADDIKAILNESQT, from the exons ATGTTCTCCACCACCACACACTCCGTG CCCTACCTGTACCTAGGCAACTTCAGCAGAAAGCCGCACTACTACTCCGTGAATCGGACCAAACTGCAAGGGAGCGCGGGAGCAGCCCGGTTGTCCAAGTCCACGTCCAGCCAGAGTCATGACCTGGTGCTTGACCTGCGGAATCTGCTGAGTCGCTCGAGCGCCAGCTTACAGGGCATGGTGGAGAGGGCGACTCGACTGAATGGCATTCTCGACCGGCAGCTGGTCGATGAGGTGCTGGCCAAGGTGACGAGCATTCTGCCATCCATGCGCGACGTCCGGGTCACGTTGGAGGAGCCAGCCACACAGATCGGTCGGGTGCAGCTGCAAAATTATCAGTTCGAAGTTTCGCTTACCGGAGCTGCAGGTGCACTGCCCACAGGCGCCAATGT CAAGGTGATTCCAACTATTACGCCAGGTCTTCTTCGTCCGCTCTTCTCACAACAACAGCT AAAGCACATACGTGGCTTTAAGACAGATCGCTCAATTGAGGCGGAACAAAAGCGCAATCCCACAATGACCTCCCGGCTAAAGAATGCCCTGGCCAACTCACCCCAGCGTCTGGACGGAGACACACCATTTCAGGCTGAAAAACTGAGACGGTTGCTGGCCAAATCCGACGACCATGGATTCAATAATGCC GAGAACCTGAAGATTGCCTTTGCCGAGGGCTACTTGGCCGCCGCTAACTCTGAGGACTCTCCAAAGTCGGGAAAAACTATGAAATATCTAAAG ACTTTGCAGACTCTCGTCGTAATCGTCGTGTTCCTGGGCATTTTCCTGAGCTTCTTCACAACCTCCAACGGATCCGTATTTCG CAGCATCCAACTGGGCAACCAGGTCGAGGTGGACCCGGAGGAGATCAATGTCACTTTCGAGGATGTCAAAGGTTGCGACGAAGCCAAGCAGGAGCTTAAGGAGGTCGTTGAATTCCTGAAGAGTCCCGAGAAGTTCTCGAATTTGGGCGGCAAGCTTCCAAAAGGAGTGCTCCTGGTTGGCCCGCCGGGTACTGGCAAAACTCTGCTGGCCCGTGCCGTCGCCGGTGAAGCCAAAGTTCCTTTCTTCCATGCTGCCGGGCCGGAGTTCGATGAGGTGCTCGTGGGCCAAGGAGCCAGGCGAGTGCGCGATCTGTTCA AGGCGGCAAAGGCCCGTGCCCCCTGTGTGATCTTCATCGATGAAATTGACTCGGTGGGCGCCAAGCGAACCAACTCTGTGCTGCATCCTTACGCCAATCAGACCATCAATCAGCTGCTCTCCGAGATGGATGGCTTCCATCAGAACGCCGGCGTCATTGTTCTGGGAGCCACCAACCGTCGCGACGATTTGGATCAGGCTCTGCTGCGACCGGGTCGATTTGATGTAGAAGTCATGGTGTCGACACCCGATTTCACTGGACGCAAGGAGATATTGTCTCTGTATCTGACGAAGATTTTGCACGATGAAATCGACTTGGACATGCTGGCGCGCGGCACCTCTGGATTTACAGGAGCGGACCTGGAGAACATGATCAACCAAGCAGCGTTAAG GGCTGCTATTGATGGAGCCGAAACCGTCAGCATGAAGCATTTGGAAACGGCACGAGACAAAGTACTTATGGGACCCGAGCGAAAGGCTCGTCTGCCGGATGAGGAGGCCAACACCATAACCGCTTACCACGAAGGCGGCCACGCGATTGTGGCCTTCTACACCAAGGAGTCGCATCCGCTGCACAAGGTGACCATCATGCCGCGCGGACCCTCGCTTGGACATACCGCCTACATACCGGAGAAGGAGCGTTACCATGTCACAAAGGCGCAGCTGCTGGCCATGATGGATACCATGATGGGCGGTCGTGCTGCTGAGGAACTGGTCTTTGGAGCGGAAAAGATTACGTCGGGAGCCAGTAGCGATCTCAAGCAGGCAACCTCCATCGCCACGCATATGGTCAGGGACTGGGGCATGTCTGACAAGGTCGGTCTTCGAACCATCGAGGCGTCCAAGGGTCTGGGCACCGGCGACACCCTTGGCCCCAACACCATTGAAGCTGTGGACGCGGAGATCAAGCGCATCCTCAGCGATAGCTACGAGCGGGCGAAGGCCATCCTGCGAAAACACACCAAGGAGCACAAAGCGCTTGCGGAGGCGCTCCTCAAGTACGAGACGCTGGACGCTGACGACATCAAGGCAATACTGAATGAAAGCCAGACGTAG
- the LOC122612689 gene encoding ATP-dependent zinc metalloprotease YME1L isoform X4 — translation MFSTTTHSVPYLYLGNFSRKPHYYSVNRTKLQGSAGAARLSKSTSSQSHDLVLDLRNLLSRSSASLQGMVERATRLNGILDRQLVDEVLAKVTSILPSMRDVRVTLEEPATQIGRVQLQNYQFEVSLTGAAGALPTGANVKVIPTITPGLLRPLFSQQQLKHIRGFKTDRSIEAEQKRNPTMTSRLKNALANSPQRLDGDTPFQAEKLRRLLAKSDDHGFNNAENLKIAFAEGYLAAANSEDSPKSGKTMKYLKTLVVIVVFLGIFLSFFTTSNGSVFRIQLGNQVEVDPEEINVTFEDVKGCDEAKQELKEVVEFLKSPEKFSNLGGKLPKGVLLVGPPGTGKTLLARAVAGEAKVPFFHAAGPEFDEVLVGQGARRVRDLFKAAKARAPCVIFIDEIDSVGAKRTNSVLHPYANQTINQLLSEMDGFHQNAGVIVLGATNRRDDLDQALLRPGRFDVEVMVSTPDFTGRKEILSLYLTKILHDEIDLDMLARGTSGFTGADLENMINQAALRAAIDGAETVSMKHLETARDKVLMGPERKARLPDEEANTITAYHEGGHAIVAFYTKESHPLHKVTIMPRGPSLGHTAYIPEKERYHVTKAQLLAMMDTMMGGRAAEELVFGAEKITSGASSDLKQATSIATHMVRDWGMSDKVGLRTIEASKGLGTGDTLGPNTIEAVDAEIKRILSDSYERAKAILRKHTKEHKALAEALLKYETLDADDIKAILNESQT, via the exons ATGTTCTCCACCACCACACACTCCGTG CCCTACCTGTACCTAGGCAACTTCAGCAGAAAGCCGCACTACTACTCCGTGAATCGGACCAAACTGCAAGGGAGCGCGGGAGCAGCCCGGTTGTCCAAGTCCACGTCCAGCCAGAGTCATGACCTGGTGCTTGACCTGCGGAATCTGCTGAGTCGCTCGAGCGCCAGCTTACAGGGCATGGTGGAGAGGGCGACTCGACTGAATGGCATTCTCGACCGGCAGCTGGTCGATGAGGTGCTGGCCAAGGTGACGAGCATTCTGCCATCCATGCGCGACGTCCGGGTCACGTTGGAGGAGCCAGCCACACAGATCGGTCGGGTGCAGCTGCAAAATTATCAGTTCGAAGTTTCGCTTACCGGAGCTGCAGGTGCACTGCCCACAGGCGCCAATGT CAAGGTGATTCCAACTATTACGCCAGGTCTTCTTCGTCCGCTCTTCTCACAACAACAGCT AAAGCACATACGTGGCTTTAAGACAGATCGCTCAATTGAGGCGGAACAAAAGCGCAATCCCACAATGACCTCCCGGCTAAAGAATGCCCTGGCCAACTCACCCCAGCGTCTGGACGGAGACACACCATTTCAGGCTGAAAAACTGAGACGGTTGCTGGCCAAATCCGACGACCATGGATTCAATAATGCC GAGAACCTGAAGATTGCCTTTGCCGAGGGCTACTTGGCCGCCGCTAACTCTGAGGACTCTCCAAAGTCGGGAAAAACTATGAAATATCTAAAG ACTCTCGTCGTAATCGTCGTGTTCCTGGGCATTTTCCTGAGCTTCTTCACAACCTCCAACGGATCCGTATTTCG CATCCAACTGGGCAACCAGGTCGAGGTGGACCCGGAGGAGATCAATGTCACTTTCGAGGATGTCAAAGGTTGCGACGAAGCCAAGCAGGAGCTTAAGGAGGTCGTTGAATTCCTGAAGAGTCCCGAGAAGTTCTCGAATTTGGGCGGCAAGCTTCCAAAAGGAGTGCTCCTGGTTGGCCCGCCGGGTACTGGCAAAACTCTGCTGGCCCGTGCCGTCGCCGGTGAAGCCAAAGTTCCTTTCTTCCATGCTGCCGGGCCGGAGTTCGATGAGGTGCTCGTGGGCCAAGGAGCCAGGCGAGTGCGCGATCTGTTCA AGGCGGCAAAGGCCCGTGCCCCCTGTGTGATCTTCATCGATGAAATTGACTCGGTGGGCGCCAAGCGAACCAACTCTGTGCTGCATCCTTACGCCAATCAGACCATCAATCAGCTGCTCTCCGAGATGGATGGCTTCCATCAGAACGCCGGCGTCATTGTTCTGGGAGCCACCAACCGTCGCGACGATTTGGATCAGGCTCTGCTGCGACCGGGTCGATTTGATGTAGAAGTCATGGTGTCGACACCCGATTTCACTGGACGCAAGGAGATATTGTCTCTGTATCTGACGAAGATTTTGCACGATGAAATCGACTTGGACATGCTGGCGCGCGGCACCTCTGGATTTACAGGAGCGGACCTGGAGAACATGATCAACCAAGCAGCGTTAAG GGCTGCTATTGATGGAGCCGAAACCGTCAGCATGAAGCATTTGGAAACGGCACGAGACAAAGTACTTATGGGACCCGAGCGAAAGGCTCGTCTGCCGGATGAGGAGGCCAACACCATAACCGCTTACCACGAAGGCGGCCACGCGATTGTGGCCTTCTACACCAAGGAGTCGCATCCGCTGCACAAGGTGACCATCATGCCGCGCGGACCCTCGCTTGGACATACCGCCTACATACCGGAGAAGGAGCGTTACCATGTCACAAAGGCGCAGCTGCTGGCCATGATGGATACCATGATGGGCGGTCGTGCTGCTGAGGAACTGGTCTTTGGAGCGGAAAAGATTACGTCGGGAGCCAGTAGCGATCTCAAGCAGGCAACCTCCATCGCCACGCATATGGTCAGGGACTGGGGCATGTCTGACAAGGTCGGTCTTCGAACCATCGAGGCGTCCAAGGGTCTGGGCACCGGCGACACCCTTGGCCCCAACACCATTGAAGCTGTGGACGCGGAGATCAAGCGCATCCTCAGCGATAGCTACGAGCGGGCGAAGGCCATCCTGCGAAAACACACCAAGGAGCACAAAGCGCTTGCGGAGGCGCTCCTCAAGTACGAGACGCTGGACGCTGACGACATCAAGGCAATACTGAATGAAAGCCAGACGTAG